The following proteins are co-located in the Chromatiales bacterium genome:
- the folK gene encoding 2-amino-4-hydroxy-6-hydroxymethyldihydropteridine diphosphokinase — protein MMTRYVIGIGSNIEPARHVPAVLEALAARFGTVRVSRIVHTRPVHMATERDFYNLAVLIETALDEAALKAVCNAIEIACGRNRADPDSATKDRPADLDILFTVDGAAGERARAMDEPYYRETVLDLLASTGDIGEGADLSYPVVRLRVGSDTLGEAPATIHRQTRTGDVGVVE, from the coding sequence ATGATGACGCGCTATGTGATCGGCATCGGCAGCAACATCGAGCCCGCGCGCCACGTGCCGGCGGTGCTCGAGGCCCTGGCCGCGCGCTTCGGCACGGTGCGGGTGAGCCGCATCGTGCACACGCGGCCGGTGCACATGGCCACCGAGCGGGACTTCTACAACCTGGCCGTGCTGATCGAGACGGCGCTGGACGAGGCGGCATTGAAGGCGGTGTGCAACGCCATCGAGATCGCCTGCGGGCGCAACCGCGCCGATCCGGACAGCGCCACCAAGGACCGCCCGGCCGATCTCGACATCCTGTTCACGGTGGACGGGGCCGCCGGCGAGCGCGCCCGCGCCATGGACGAGCCCTATTACCGCGAGACCGTGCTCGACCTGCTGGCCAGCACCGGCGACATCGGGGAGGGCGCGGACCTGAGCTACCCCGTGGTCCGCCTGCGCGTGGGTTCAGACACGCTGGGCGAGGCGCCGGCCACCATCCACCGGCAGACTCGCACCGGTGATGTAGGGGTTGTCGAGTAA
- a CDS encoding ribonuclease Z — protein sequence MADRLCFLGTGDSEAMDYWNTNLLLETAGRRLLIDCGYTIKYALRDMGLGVPDIDGILITHIHADHCFGLERFAYETRYTHGTRIPLYLPADVYPGLWEQTLKGSMGHSSDGENRLDDFFDLQLIEDRRLRFGDATLELFPTDHTGGMATYGVIINNRLIFTSDTNPLPWIAADRSDRRIVHDCSLQAHNPVHATLDEIADFYPPEVRARMLAIHYGDAMPTRRAQIEAVLAGVAEQGGCIDV from the coding sequence ATGGCTGACCGCCTGTGCTTCCTCGGCACCGGCGATTCGGAGGCCATGGACTACTGGAACACCAACCTGCTGCTGGAGACGGCGGGCCGGCGGCTGCTCATCGACTGCGGCTACACCATTAAATATGCGTTGCGGGACATGGGCCTGGGCGTGCCGGACATCGACGGCATCCTGATCACGCACATCCATGCCGATCACTGCTTCGGCCTGGAGCGCTTCGCCTACGAGACGCGCTACACCCACGGCACCCGCATCCCCCTGTATCTGCCGGCCGATGTCTATCCCGGCCTCTGGGAGCAGACCCTGAAGGGCAGCATGGGCCACAGCTCCGACGGCGAGAACCGGCTGGACGACTTCTTCGACCTGCAGCTGATCGAGGACCGACGCCTGCGTTTCGGCGACGCGACGCTGGAGCTCTTTCCCACCGACCACACCGGCGGCATGGCCACCTACGGCGTCATCATCAACAACCGGCTGATCTTCACCTCGGACACCAACCCGCTGCCCTGGATCGCCGCCGACCGCAGCGACCGGCGCATCGTGCACGACTGCAGCCTGCAGGCCCACAACCCGGTGCACGCCACCCTGGACGAGATCGCCGACTTCTACCCGCCCGAGGTGCGTGCGCGCATGCTGGCCATCCACTACGGCGATGCCATGCCGACGCGGCGTGCGCAGATCGAGGCCGTGCTCGCCGGTGTGGCCGAGCAGGGCGGCTGCATCGACGTGTAG
- the folB gene encoding dihydroneopterin aldolase produces MDRVFIRDLRIDTVIGVYAWERRITQTLSLDLDLAADNRVAAREDDIGDAVDYAAVSRALIEFGKASDFNLVETFAERAAELVMQEFGIPWLRLAVTKTVAIEGPVKVGVVIERGEAPAHG; encoded by the coding sequence ATGGACCGCGTCTTTATTCGCGATTTACGAATCGATACCGTCATCGGCGTCTACGCCTGGGAGCGCCGGATCACCCAGACCCTGAGCCTGGATCTCGACCTGGCCGCTGACAACCGGGTGGCCGCCCGCGAGGACGACATCGGCGATGCCGTGGACTACGCGGCCGTCTCCCGCGCCCTCATCGAGTTCGGCAAGGCCAGCGACTTCAACCTGGTCGAGACCTTCGCCGAGCGGGCCGCCGAGCTGGTGATGCAGGAGTTCGGTATCCCCTGGCTGCGGCTCGCCGTGACCAAGACCGTGGCCATCGAGGGCCCGGTGAAGGTGGGCGTGGTGATCGAGCGGGGCGAGGCACCGGCGCATGGCTGA
- the rpmB gene encoding 50S ribosomal protein L28: protein MARVCQVTGKRPVTGNNVSHANNKTRRRFLPNLHTHRFWVESENRFVTLRVSSKGMRIIDKKGIDTVLADLRARGEKV from the coding sequence ATGGCTCGAGTATGCCAGGTCACCGGCAAGCGACCGGTCACCGGGAACAACGTGTCCCACGCGAACAACAAGACGCGCCGTCGCTTCCTGCCGAATCTGCACACCCATCGTTTCTGGGTGGAAAGCGAGAACCGCTTCGTGACGCTGCGCGTCTCCTCGAAGGGCATGCGCATCATCGACAAGAAGGGTATCGATACCGTTCTGGCCGACCTGCGCGCCCGCGGCGAAAAGGTGTAA
- the rpmG gene encoding 50S ribosomal protein L33 has translation MAKAIREKIRLVSSAGTGHFYTTTKNKRNMPEKMEIKKFDPVIRQHVMYKEAKIK, from the coding sequence ATGGCTAAAGCGATCCGCGAAAAGATCCGCCTCGTGTCCAGCGCCGGCACCGGTCACTTCTACACCACGACCAAGAACAAGCGCAACATGCCGGAAAAGATGGAGATCAAGAAGTTCGATCCCGTCATCCGCCAGCACGTGATGTACAAGGAAGCCAAGATCAAGTAA
- a CDS encoding transposase — protein sequence MFNGLIDLPWWGYILALLGLTHITIASVTIFLHRAQAHRALDLHPVVSHFFRFWLWLTTGMVTKEWVAIHRKHHAKVETPDDPHSPQVLGIGKVMREGAELYRAAAADQSIMEKYGKGTPDDWLERHVYSQHNVLGVSLLLITYVALFGAIGLSMWAIHMIWIPFWAAGVINGLGHYLGYRNFEPRDGSTNLTPVGILIGGEELHNNHHAFPSSAKFSMKRWEFDIGWMYIRLMQAVGLAKVKKVAPQPVHDAEKAHIDLETVRAIVVARLHVLSHYARHVIVPVLREELARADASYHRALKKTRRLLVRDESRITPKAQQHIEQTLEKTSTLRVVYEYRQRLQDVWNRSYSSQEKLTQALQEWCQQAEATGVRALQDFVRHLRGFSLAPAPVAA from the coding sequence ATGTTCAATGGTCTGATCGATCTGCCCTGGTGGGGATACATCCTCGCCCTGCTGGGCCTCACCCATATCACCATCGCCTCCGTCACCATCTTCCTGCATCGCGCCCAGGCACACCGCGCGCTGGACCTGCACCCCGTCGTCAGCCACTTCTTCCGCTTCTGGCTGTGGCTCACCACGGGCATGGTGACCAAGGAATGGGTGGCCATCCACCGCAAGCACCACGCCAAGGTGGAGACCCCGGACGATCCGCACAGCCCGCAGGTGCTCGGTATCGGCAAGGTGATGCGCGAGGGCGCCGAGCTCTACCGCGCGGCCGCCGCCGATCAGTCCATCATGGAGAAATACGGCAAGGGCACGCCGGACGACTGGCTCGAGCGCCACGTCTACAGCCAGCACAACGTGCTGGGCGTGAGCCTGCTGCTCATCACCTACGTCGCCCTGTTCGGCGCCATCGGCCTCTCCATGTGGGCCATCCACATGATCTGGATCCCGTTCTGGGCCGCCGGCGTGATCAACGGCCTGGGCCACTACCTCGGCTACCGCAACTTCGAGCCGCGCGACGGCTCCACCAACCTCACCCCGGTGGGCATCCTCATCGGCGGCGAGGAGCTGCACAACAACCACCACGCCTTCCCGAGTTCCGCCAAGTTCTCGATGAAGCGCTGGGAGTTCGACATCGGCTGGATGTACATCCGCCTGATGCAGGCCGTGGGCCTGGCAAAGGTGAAGAAGGTCGCCCCGCAGCCGGTGCACGATGCCGAGAAGGCGCACATCGACCTGGAGACCGTGCGTGCCATCGTCGTCGCCCGTCTGCACGTGCTCTCGCACTACGCCCGCCACGTCATCGTGCCGGTGCTGCGCGAGGAACTGGCCCGGGCCGACGCCTCCTATCACCGCGCGCTGAAGAAGACCCGCCGCCTGCTGGTGCGCGACGAGTCCCGCATCACGCCCAAGGCCCAGCAGCACATCGAGCAGACGCTGGAGAAGACCAGCACCCTGCGCGTGGTCTACGAGTACCGCCAGCGTCTGCAGGACGTCTGGAACCGCAGCTACTCCAGCCAGGAGAAGCTCACCCAGGCCCTCCAGGAGTGGTGCCAGCAGGCCGAGGCCACCGGTGTGCGGGCGTTGCAGGATTTCGTGCGGCACCTGCGGGGGTTCAGTCTGGCGCCGGCGCCGGTTGCGGCCTGA
- a CDS encoding hydantoinase/oxoprolinase family protein — protein MTDFPSAGSPRLLGVDTGGTFTDFVYFDGAGFRVHKVLSTPEAPERAILQGLRELGLALSGLRVIHGSTVATNAVLEGKGVRTAYVTNRGLADVLTIGRQARRDLYDLQPPPVSPPVPAELCLETGGRLAADGSVVEPLTEDDLAALRAELTRLAPEAVAINLLFAFVDDRFERAVEAAVPEGVFVSRSSQVLPEYREYERGMATWLNAYVGPLMQGYLGRLEAGVAPAGLEVMQSHGGTIDAARAGGQAVQLLLSGPAGGLMGARHVARASARDRLLSFDMGGTSTDVAMIDGGIGLTSESEIAGYPVAVPMVDMHTIGAGGGSIAWIDAGGLLQVGPQSAGAAPGPACYGQGGREPTVTDANLVLGHLPASTRLGGGLPVDVAAARAAVGGLAARLGLTVEAAAEGILRIANEHMAQALRVISVQRGIDPRGFTLMPFGGAGGLHVCALADALGMDQALVPVHGGVLSALGMLVAPPGRQLSHSRPGRLEDLDEADLEQGFAGLEAEGRASLSVEGVTDPVAQRSLDLRYEGQASTLSVPWRGLPAAAADFHAAHREAYGHALDMPVELVNLRLGLAGSPPSVPLPAPAAHTPAGPVERLAVHGVGSGVPVYRRSELAAGQRLAGPVIVTEAVATTWIEPGWSVEVDGSSGNLLLSRTK, from the coding sequence ATGACCGATTTCCCCTCCGCCGGTTCCCCGCGGCTGCTGGGCGTGGACACCGGCGGCACCTTCACCGACTTCGTCTACTTCGACGGCGCGGGCTTTCGCGTGCACAAGGTGCTGTCCACGCCCGAGGCCCCCGAGCGGGCCATCCTGCAGGGCCTGCGCGAGCTCGGCCTGGCGCTGTCGGGCCTGCGCGTGATCCACGGCTCCACCGTGGCCACCAACGCGGTGCTCGAGGGCAAGGGCGTGCGCACGGCCTATGTCACCAACCGGGGCCTGGCCGACGTGCTCACCATCGGCCGCCAGGCCCGGCGCGACCTCTACGACCTGCAGCCGCCGCCGGTGTCCCCGCCCGTGCCGGCCGAGCTCTGCCTGGAGACCGGCGGGCGGCTCGCCGCCGACGGCAGCGTGGTCGAGCCGCTCACCGAAGACGACCTGGCTGCCCTGCGCGCCGAACTGACGCGTCTCGCCCCCGAGGCCGTGGCCATCAACCTCCTGTTCGCCTTCGTCGACGACCGCTTCGAACGGGCCGTCGAGGCCGCGGTACCCGAGGGCGTGTTCGTCTCCCGCTCCTCGCAGGTGCTGCCCGAATACCGCGAGTACGAGCGCGGCATGGCCACCTGGCTCAACGCCTACGTGGGCCCGCTGATGCAGGGCTATCTCGGCCGGCTGGAGGCGGGCGTGGCCCCCGCCGGCCTCGAGGTGATGCAGAGCCACGGCGGCACCATCGATGCCGCCCGGGCCGGTGGGCAGGCCGTGCAACTGCTGCTGTCGGGACCGGCCGGCGGGCTCATGGGGGCGCGCCACGTGGCCCGAGCCTCGGCCCGCGACCGCCTGCTGAGCTTCGACATGGGCGGCACCTCCACCGACGTCGCCATGATCGACGGCGGGATCGGGCTCACCAGCGAGAGCGAGATCGCCGGCTATCCGGTGGCCGTGCCCATGGTCGACATGCACACCATCGGCGCCGGTGGCGGCTCCATCGCCTGGATCGACGCCGGCGGCCTGCTGCAGGTGGGGCCGCAGTCGGCTGGGGCCGCGCCCGGGCCCGCCTGCTACGGGCAGGGCGGTCGCGAGCCCACCGTCACCGACGCGAACCTCGTCCTCGGCCACCTGCCGGCCAGCACCCGCCTGGGCGGCGGCCTGCCGGTGGACGTGGCCGCCGCCCGCGCCGCCGTCGGCGGGCTGGCCGCGCGCCTGGGGCTCACCGTCGAGGCGGCGGCCGAGGGGATACTGCGCATCGCCAACGAGCACATGGCCCAGGCCCTGCGCGTGATCTCGGTACAGCGCGGCATCGACCCGCGCGGCTTCACCCTCATGCCCTTCGGCGGCGCCGGCGGCCTGCATGTCTGCGCCCTGGCCGACGCGCTGGGCATGGACCAGGCCCTGGTGCCCGTGCACGGCGGCGTGCTCTCGGCCCTGGGCATGCTGGTGGCCCCGCCGGGCCGCCAGCTCTCGCACAGCCGCCCCGGGCGGCTGGAGGACCTGGACGAGGCGGACCTGGAGCAGGGCTTTGCCGGGCTGGAGGCCGAGGGCCGCGCCTCGCTGTCTGTCGAGGGCGTCACCGATCCCGTCGCCCAGCGCTCGCTCGACCTGCGCTACGAGGGGCAGGCCAGCACCCTGTCCGTGCCCTGGCGCGGGCTGCCCGCGGCGGCCGCGGACTTCCACGCCGCCCACCGCGAGGCCTACGGCCATGCGCTGGACATGCCCGTGGAGCTAGTGAACCTGCGGCTGGGGCTCGCCGGCAGCCCGCCGTCGGTGCCCTTGCCGGCCCCGGCGGCGCACACCCCGGCCGGGCCTGTGGAACGATTGGCCGTGCACGGGGTCGGATCAGGGGTGCCCGTCTACCGGCGCAGTGAGCTGGCCGCCGGCCAGCGGCTGGCGGGCCCGGTCATCGTCACCGAGGCCGTGGCCACCACCTGGATCGAACCGGGCTGGTCGGTGGAGGTGGACGGCTCGTCGGGCAACCTGCTGCTTTCCCGTACAAAATGA
- a CDS encoding ATP-binding cassette domain-containing protein — MSAKFLVEARHLYRRYGPAQAVSDVSLTLRQGEVLGLLGPNGAGKSTTMRMLTGNLAPSAGEILINGIDLLDRPREAKRHLGYLPEQPPVYRDLRVDEYLAYCASLHGLKGGKARTAVADALERCALTDVRRRLIGNLSKGYQQRVGIAQAILHRPAVVILDEPTVGLDPIQIREIRDLIRELGREYSVILSTHILPEVQAVCDRVQMIHRGRTVFDDTLDGLEGRHAEPVLVAGFERPPGEAALRVIPGVEGVERLADGRFRLRHRADARTAGAIAKAAVEGDWGLAELTPERATLEQIFVDLVHREHDTEAAA; from the coding sequence ATGAGCGCCAAATTCCTCGTCGAGGCCCGCCACCTGTACCGCCGCTACGGACCCGCCCAGGCCGTGAGCGACGTGAGCCTGACCCTGCGCCAGGGCGAGGTGCTCGGCCTGCTCGGCCCCAACGGCGCCGGCAAGAGCACCACCATGCGCATGCTCACCGGCAACCTGGCCCCGAGCGCGGGAGAGATCCTCATCAACGGCATCGACCTGCTGGACCGCCCCCGCGAGGCCAAGCGCCACCTGGGCTACCTGCCCGAACAGCCGCCCGTGTACCGCGACCTGCGGGTGGACGAATACCTGGCCTACTGCGCGAGCCTGCACGGGCTGAAGGGCGGCAAGGCCCGCACCGCGGTGGCCGACGCCCTGGAGCGCTGCGCGCTCACCGACGTGCGGCGCCGGCTCATCGGCAACCTGTCCAAGGGCTACCAGCAGCGCGTGGGCATCGCCCAGGCCATCCTGCACCGCCCGGCCGTGGTCATCCTCGACGAGCCCACCGTCGGCCTGGACCCGATCCAGATCCGCGAGATCCGCGACCTCATCCGCGAGCTCGGCCGCGAATACTCGGTGATCCTCTCCACCCACATCCTCCCCGAGGTACAGGCGGTCTGCGACCGCGTGCAGATGATCCACCGGGGGCGCACCGTGTTCGACGACACCCTGGACGGGCTGGAGGGTCGCCACGCCGAACCCGTGCTGGTGGCCGGCTTCGAGCGCCCGCCCGGGGAGGCGGCCCTGCGCGTGATCCCGGGGGTGGAGGGCGTGGAGCGGCTCGCCGACGGGCGCTTCCGCCTCCGCCACCGCGCCGATGCACGCACGGCCGGCGCGATCGCGAAGGCCGCCGTCGAGGGGGACTGGGGGCTCGCCGAGCTCACCCCCGAGCGCGCCACGCTGGAACAGATCTTCGTCGACCTGGTGCACCGCGAACACGACACGGAGGCCGCCGCATGA
- a CDS encoding ABC transporter permease subunit: MIAVIARAEFRRLFLSPLAWSILAVSQFVLALLFLVFVESFLTEIQPAYAGQPGAPGVTDAVGSPLFFWAAFIMLAIMPLLTMRLIADERQNGTLTMLISAPVSSAQIVLGKYLGLLGFIGVMIAMVMLMPVSLAAGTSLDWGKLAASALGLLLLLGSFGAAGLYLSSLAQQPLVAAVSSFGLLLFLVVLYISGSTQSSASELFVYLSHYGHFLSFLQGMFDTSDLAYYLLFIATFLVLTIRRLDNERLQR, encoded by the coding sequence ATGATCGCCGTCATCGCCCGAGCCGAATTCCGCCGCCTGTTCCTCTCGCCGCTGGCCTGGTCCATCCTGGCGGTGAGCCAGTTCGTGCTGGCCCTGCTGTTTCTCGTCTTCGTGGAGAGCTTTCTCACCGAGATCCAGCCGGCCTATGCCGGCCAGCCCGGCGCCCCGGGCGTGACCGACGCGGTGGGCTCGCCGCTGTTCTTCTGGGCGGCCTTCATCATGCTCGCCATCATGCCGCTGCTGACCATGCGGCTGATCGCCGACGAACGCCAGAACGGCACCCTCACCATGCTGATCTCCGCGCCCGTCTCCAGCGCCCAGATCGTGCTCGGCAAGTACCTGGGGCTGCTGGGCTTCATCGGGGTGATGATCGCCATGGTCATGCTCATGCCGGTCTCGCTCGCCGCCGGCACCAGCCTCGACTGGGGCAAGCTCGCCGCCAGCGCCCTCGGGCTGCTGCTGCTGCTCGGCTCCTTCGGCGCGGCGGGGCTGTATCTCTCCAGCCTCGCCCAGCAGCCGCTGGTGGCGGCCGTGAGCAGCTTCGGCCTACTGCTGTTCCTCGTCGTGCTCTACATCTCGGGCAGCACCCAGTCCTCGGCCAGCGAGCTGTTCGTCTACCTCTCGCACTACGGGCACTTCCTGTCCTTCCTGCAGGGCATGTTCGACACCAGCGACCTGGCCTATTACCTGCTCTTCATCGCCACCTTCCTGGTGCTGACCATCCGGCGCCTGGACAACGAACGCCTGCAACGCTGA